The proteins below come from a single Pararge aegeria chromosome 23, ilParAegt1.1, whole genome shotgun sequence genomic window:
- the LOC120634084 gene encoding uncharacterized protein LOC120634084, translating into MRKSDEQKIHVTEMKMLRWAGGITRLDKIRNEFIRGSFKVAEVQHKMQESRLRWYGHVMRRDKSHMTQRVMAIDEGKRGRGRPLTTWTRTVFNDMKTLGLTPEMTQDRIKWRTSIRRADPK; encoded by the coding sequence ATGAGGAAGAGTGACGAACAGAAAATACATGTTACTGAAATGAAGATGTTGCGCTGGGCTGGGGGCATTACAAGATTGGACAAAATTCGGAATGAGTTCATCCGAGGCTCTTTTAAAGTTGCGGAAGTACAGCATAAGATGCAGGAGAGCCGATTACGCTGGTACGGGCATGTAATGCGTAGAGACAAAAGCCACATGACACAGCGAGTAATGGCTATAGATGAAGGCAAAAGAGGTAGAGGTCGCCCACTTACCACCTGGACTAGAACCGTTTTCAATGACATGAAAACTCTGGGCCTAACACCAGAAATGACACAAGACCGTATTAAATGGCGGACAAGTATCAGGAGGGCCGACCCCAAATAG